The proteins below are encoded in one region of Corynebacterium felinum:
- the hypD gene encoding hydrogenase formation protein HypD yields the protein MKYVDEFRDPQAARALIASIHAQTDKLERPLKIMEICGGHTHTIYRYGLENLLPDAIDFVHGPGCPVCVIPMGRVDDALWLAAQPDVIVTTFGDMMRVPGTTGSLLDARARGADVRFVYSPLDSLKIAEDNPDKQVVFFAVGFETTAPSTAVTLKTARERGVKNFSVFSNHVTIEPPLRAIADGGKTLVDAFIGPGHVATIVGTQAFEFLPAAHNLPVAVCGFEPLDILQGVAMLLEQYISGDVAAGNARVENQYSRVVREAGNPAATALLNEVFSLRDTFEWRGLGWLEHSGLKLADTYAEFDAEKTFTLPSNRVEDPKACECGSVLTGYIKPWQCKVFGTACTPDTPIGTCMVSPEGACAAYYNFGRIEKELAVAIVD from the coding sequence ATGAAATACGTTGATGAATTTCGCGACCCGCAGGCCGCCCGCGCCCTGATCGCCAGCATTCACGCCCAAACGGACAAGCTGGAGCGGCCGTTGAAAATCATGGAGATTTGTGGCGGTCACACCCACACCATCTACCGCTACGGATTGGAAAACCTTTTACCTGACGCGATTGACTTCGTGCACGGCCCCGGATGCCCAGTCTGCGTGATCCCCATGGGGAGGGTCGATGATGCACTCTGGTTAGCTGCCCAACCCGATGTTATTGTGACTACGTTCGGTGACATGATGCGTGTGCCTGGCACCACCGGCTCGCTGCTTGATGCCCGCGCCCGCGGCGCCGATGTCCGTTTCGTCTATTCCCCGCTCGACAGCCTCAAAATTGCGGAAGATAACCCCGATAAGCAGGTCGTTTTCTTCGCCGTCGGATTCGAAACAACCGCGCCCTCCACCGCGGTAACGCTGAAAACCGCCCGTGAGCGCGGGGTGAAAAACTTTTCTGTTTTCTCCAACCACGTCACCATCGAACCCCCGCTTCGAGCCATCGCCGACGGCGGCAAAACGCTTGTCGACGCCTTCATCGGCCCCGGTCACGTCGCCACCATCGTGGGGACCCAAGCATTTGAGTTCCTGCCTGCCGCACACAACCTCCCCGTTGCGGTTTGCGGTTTCGAACCCTTGGATATTCTCCAAGGCGTCGCCATGCTACTTGAGCAATACATTTCCGGTGATGTTGCCGCAGGCAACGCCCGCGTGGAAAACCAGTACAGCCGCGTGGTACGTGAGGCAGGAAACCCGGCAGCAACAGCGCTGTTAAACGAGGTCTTTAGCCTGCGCGATACCTTTGAATGGCGTGGGCTTGGCTGGCTTGAGCATTCTGGGCTGAAACTCGCAGATACCTACGCCGAATTTGATGCGGAAAAAACGTTCACCCTCCCCAGTAACCGAGTGGAAGACCCCAAGGCCTGCGAATGCGGCTCGGTTCTTACCGGCTATATCAAACCGTGGCAGTGCAAAGTATTTGGCACCGCCTGCACCCCCGACACCCCCATTGGTACCTGCATGGTTTCCCCTGAGGGTGCGTGCGCAGCCTACTACAACTTCGGCCGCATCGAAAAAGAACTCGCAGTTGCGATCGTCGATTAG
- the cybH gene encoding Ni/Fe-hydrogenase, b-type cytochrome subunit has product MTSQEITHAGTHNRARLCVISSLPVDLVGSETLVRLAAAAPKGSIDPVDHALYRAVKLVFEGDACGAYNGSAQSLLEVESFDPASSQRKYSLAIVRGVKFGGRSRNVAVMRGDLQSVLEASKSSGSDRALALKNAGAHIKLGRRCMGVAIADITDVSQVSSKEVLTTGEFRFQGVVVLGIGDQKCIKSPTRGGYTRIEMWPAALRVQHWLNVALIVAMSVTGYYIMNPFFGPPASEDTGYLMGLIRYIHFISGFAWIALALWRLSLTMFATTRQMQWRSLWPIYGVDDVKNLFGTVKYYLFLSKHGPHYIGHNALQQLTYTSIYVLCIIQILSGLALYGLYDQYNILWVVFSYPVHWIGIPNMRVLHAMIMFFIWVFVIFHVYFAFRADALENHGGISAMINGGVWVPTGTKPIDAPEIE; this is encoded by the coding sequence ATGACCTCGCAAGAAATCACCCATGCCGGAACGCACAACCGCGCTAGGTTGTGTGTGATATCTTCCCTCCCTGTCGACCTAGTGGGATCGGAAACGTTGGTACGTTTGGCGGCGGCTGCCCCGAAAGGCTCTATCGACCCCGTGGATCACGCCCTGTATCGGGCAGTGAAACTCGTCTTTGAAGGCGACGCCTGTGGGGCCTATAACGGCAGTGCTCAGTCACTACTTGAAGTTGAAAGTTTCGATCCAGCCTCAAGCCAACGTAAGTATTCCCTGGCTATCGTGCGCGGGGTTAAATTTGGCGGGCGGAGTCGCAATGTGGCTGTGATGCGTGGCGATCTCCAGTCGGTGTTGGAAGCCTCAAAGTCTAGCGGTAGCGACAGGGCGCTTGCTCTGAAAAACGCTGGTGCCCATATCAAACTGGGGCGCCGCTGCATGGGAGTGGCAATCGCCGACATCACAGATGTTTCACAGGTGTCCTCGAAAGAGGTTCTCACCACAGGCGAGTTTAGATTCCAGGGTGTGGTAGTGCTCGGCATTGGTGATCAAAAATGCATTAAATCGCCTACCCGCGGCGGATACACTCGCATTGAGATGTGGCCTGCAGCCTTGCGCGTTCAGCACTGGCTGAACGTGGCGCTCATCGTAGCTATGTCGGTGACAGGCTACTACATCATGAATCCTTTCTTCGGTCCTCCTGCCAGTGAAGATACAGGTTATCTCATGGGGTTGATACGCTACATCCACTTCATCTCAGGTTTTGCCTGGATCGCACTCGCCTTGTGGCGGCTGAGCCTGACCATGTTTGCTACCACCAGACAGATGCAATGGCGCAGTTTGTGGCCTATTTATGGTGTTGACGATGTAAAGAATTTGTTTGGAACGGTGAAGTATTATCTGTTTCTTTCGAAACACGGACCTCACTACATTGGGCATAACGCACTTCAGCAGCTTACTTACACCAGTATTTATGTGTTGTGTATCATCCAGATTCTTTCCGGCCTCGCGCTCTACGGACTCTACGATCAATACAACATACTCTGGGTAGTTTTCAGCTACCCAGTGCATTGGATTGGGATACCAAATATGCGTGTGCTGCATGCCATGATTATGTTCTTTATTTGGGTCTTTGTTATTTTCCATGTATATTTCGCATTCCGTGCAGATGCGCTGGAAAATCATGGGGGTATTTCCGCAATGATTAACGGTGGGGTGTGGGTGCCCACCGGAACCAAACCAATCGACGCCCCCGAAATCGAGTAG
- the hypB gene encoding hydrogenase nickel incorporation protein HypB, translating to MGRFHRHDNDHDHHHHHDEHEHDHHYGEGYSHTHEHSHGQGHWHTHEHSHSQGKEHLGDHSGYETSRERISVLEDIFSENDRLADSNRHAFSEHGIVAINVMSSPGAGKTALLEKTLAHLHQKVRIGVVEGDIETALDADRLTNMGAQISLVNTGKGFGGECHLDAPMVAAALKNLTLDALDLVFIENVGNLVCPAEFEVGEHHKVMVASVTEGEDKPLKYPVMFRSVDVVIVNKIDLLPYLDFDMDLFIKNIRQVNPEARVILLSTKTGEGMENFYDWITTVVPS from the coding sequence ATGGGACGATTCCACCGCCACGATAATGATCACGACCACCATCATCACCATGATGAGCACGAGCATGATCATCACTATGGTGAGGGTTATTCGCACACGCATGAGCATTCGCACGGCCAGGGGCATTGGCATACCCACGAACACTCGCATAGTCAAGGGAAGGAGCATCTAGGGGATCACTCAGGCTACGAAACCTCACGCGAACGCATCAGCGTGCTGGAAGATATTTTCTCCGAAAACGATCGGCTTGCAGACTCCAACCGCCATGCCTTCAGCGAGCATGGGATAGTCGCCATCAATGTCATGAGCTCACCAGGCGCTGGAAAAACTGCGCTGCTGGAAAAAACACTTGCCCATCTTCACCAGAAAGTGCGCATCGGAGTAGTCGAAGGCGACATTGAAACAGCCCTCGACGCCGACAGGCTCACCAATATGGGGGCACAAATCTCACTTGTGAATACCGGTAAGGGTTTTGGTGGTGAATGTCACCTCGACGCCCCCATGGTCGCAGCCGCGCTGAAGAATCTCACGCTCGATGCCCTCGACCTCGTCTTCATCGAAAATGTTGGAAACCTCGTTTGTCCAGCGGAATTTGAAGTAGGGGAGCACCACAAAGTGATGGTGGCCTCCGTTACGGAGGGGGAAGACAAGCCCCTGAAATATCCTGTCATGTTCCGATCCGTGGACGTGGTGATTGTCAATAAAATTGATCTTCTCCCATATCTCGATTTCGATATGGATCTGTTCATCAAAAATATTCGGCAGGTAAACCCCGAGGCCAGAGTAATTTTACTCTCCACCAAAACTGGGGAAGGAATGGAAAACTTCTACGACTGGATCACCACCGTCGTGCCTTCTTAA
- a CDS encoding HypC/HybG/HupF family hydrogenase formation chaperone has product MCLGVPAQVVDIHDSARATVSIDGVSRMISTELLIGDDIEVGSWVLVHVGFALSTINEQEALTTLEQIKRLGGNTFEEEVESFSSSEIN; this is encoded by the coding sequence ATGTGTCTTGGCGTTCCCGCGCAGGTAGTCGACATTCACGACTCGGCTCGCGCAACCGTGAGCATCGACGGGGTTTCCCGCATGATCTCCACCGAGCTTCTCATCGGCGACGACATTGAGGTTGGCAGCTGGGTTCTTGTGCACGTCGGCTTCGCGCTGAGCACGATCAACGAACAAGAAGCCTTGACTACTCTCGAACAGATCAAGAGACTCGGGGGAAACACGTTCGAAGAAGAAGTGGAATCGTTTAGCAGTTCGGAGATTAACTAG
- the hypE gene encoding hydrogenase expression/formation protein HypE, with the protein MEPKNRLNQDQTHVNETIARVRRRPSKLKDTHVTLAHGAGGKASAALVEHVFFNAYGNDLLGQAGDSAVIGLNELVSAGDAPGAQIAFSSDGYVVNPIEFPGGNIGELAINGTVNDLAVAGAIPQFISASFILEEGLEIETLRRIVTSMHQAADKAGVRIATGDTKVVPKGAGDKIYITTSGIGIIPQARNLGFEHVEKGNKIIVSGHIADHGMAVMMARGDLAINAPIESDTREVATLVDALVTAVPNTRWMRDATRGGLATVMNELAENTGLGVALEDEAIPVRPMTRAACDMLGIDPLYVANEGTFCAVVPAEDAERAVAALRAAGAENPRVIGRIVSQPAAAVVLITGFGGTRMVDKLVGDPLPRIC; encoded by the coding sequence ATGGAGCCGAAAAACCGCCTCAACCAGGATCAAACCCACGTTAATGAGACTATTGCCCGGGTGCGACGCCGCCCAAGCAAACTCAAAGATACCCATGTCACCCTCGCCCATGGTGCGGGCGGAAAAGCGTCCGCCGCGCTGGTGGAGCACGTCTTTTTCAATGCTTACGGCAACGATCTGCTCGGGCAGGCAGGCGACTCCGCAGTGATCGGGCTCAACGAGCTTGTGAGCGCTGGGGACGCGCCAGGGGCGCAGATTGCGTTCTCTTCAGACGGGTATGTAGTCAACCCCATAGAGTTTCCCGGCGGAAACATAGGCGAACTCGCCATCAATGGCACAGTGAATGACCTTGCAGTTGCAGGAGCGATCCCGCAGTTCATCTCGGCAAGCTTTATCCTCGAAGAAGGCCTAGAAATCGAAACGTTGCGTCGCATTGTCACCTCCATGCATCAGGCCGCTGACAAAGCGGGTGTGCGCATCGCCACAGGGGATACCAAGGTGGTGCCCAAAGGGGCAGGCGACAAAATCTACATCACCACCTCCGGCATCGGCATCATCCCACAGGCCCGGAACTTAGGTTTCGAGCATGTCGAGAAAGGTAACAAAATCATCGTTTCTGGCCACATCGCTGACCACGGTATGGCAGTGATGATGGCCAGGGGTGACCTCGCGATCAACGCCCCCATCGAATCCGACACCCGTGAGGTAGCCACGCTTGTCGACGCCCTTGTGACCGCCGTCCCCAACACACGGTGGATGCGTGACGCAACCCGCGGGGGATTGGCTACCGTGATGAATGAACTCGCCGAAAACACCGGACTCGGGGTGGCGCTTGAAGACGAAGCAATTCCAGTACGCCCCATGACCCGCGCCGCCTGCGACATGTTGGGAATCGACCCCCTCTACGTGGCCAACGAGGGAACCTTCTGCGCTGTAGTTCCCGCCGAAGACGCTGAGCGTGCCGTTGCCGCACTGAGAGCTGCCGGTGCGGAAAACCCGCGGGTTATCGGAAGAATTGTCAGCCAGCCCGCTGCCGCAGTAGTGCTCATTACTGGTTTCGGTGGCACCCGCATGGTGGATAAACTCGTCGGGGACCCACTGCCACGCATCTGCTAA
- the hypF gene encoding carbamoyltransferase HypF, giving the protein MYGDRELVRQRHLLRGVVQGVGMRPFLSRAASKCGVSGFCVNDVSCVELEVQGFADAVAEFELMLVHELPPLAQVIGHDVTSCEVVPGEEGFEIRASTRSSGSAATFIPPDVAMCDDCAREMADPRNRRYRYPFITCTNCGPRLSIIESLPYDRPATTLKVFPLCPECEREYTDPADRRFHAQPISCPACGPRVWLTDKQGNQLCEGEDVWATVHELFDAGKIVAVRGIGGFHLMCDARCPSAVHTLRQRKRRGDKPFAVMVPDVAEAQKWAKFSPEQLEVLCSPARPIVVAPVCEGVGVADIAPGLNEVGVMVAYSPLHVLVVDRPVVATSGNVAGEPICFSNEAALAGLGDFADAFVLHDREIHVPVEDSVVVGSRLVRRSRGLAPIPFRVPVGNGLCVLAVGGELKNTAALAVGEVVHVSAHVGDMGSLAALEAFEKMVAQMVSIRGVRVDVVACDAHPGYSTSAWASRFADRHDVPLVQVQHHHAHALSLLAEHGRVGSLGVVIACDGTGFGSDGSVWGGEVLIVERTGGFRRWWHIPEFPLVGGDRAVQFPWRVSQGVAHAVGVDVPVPEGVDPQETQLVASQLSSGMGVVSTSSAGRLFDAAASIIGLIHEVSFEGQAAMMLQQHASAPSSAINVGEGLKDLVEMLSDSRLDSGVRAWLFHEWLARVCARAVVSAIDALMEDDGEQCSHDNLPVVGVTGGCAVNGLFIQRLRHHLPYPLLEHSALPCTDGGISVGQAVAARLVSSFEEF; this is encoded by the coding sequence ATGTATGGCGATCGTGAGCTTGTGCGTCAGCGGCATCTTTTGCGTGGCGTGGTCCAGGGCGTGGGTATGCGCCCGTTTTTATCCCGTGCGGCTTCGAAATGTGGGGTGTCGGGCTTTTGCGTCAACGATGTGTCGTGTGTGGAGCTGGAGGTTCAGGGATTTGCGGATGCAGTGGCTGAGTTTGAGTTGATGCTTGTGCATGAGCTTCCGCCTTTGGCGCAGGTTATTGGGCACGATGTGACGTCGTGTGAGGTGGTTCCTGGCGAGGAGGGGTTTGAGATTAGGGCGTCGACACGCTCATCGGGGTCGGCGGCGACGTTTATTCCGCCTGATGTTGCGATGTGTGATGATTGTGCGCGGGAGATGGCTGATCCGCGCAATCGTCGTTACCGTTATCCGTTTATTACCTGCACAAATTGTGGTCCGCGCCTGTCGATTATTGAGTCGCTACCTTATGATCGCCCTGCCACAACGTTGAAGGTGTTTCCGCTGTGCCCCGAGTGTGAACGCGAGTATACCGATCCGGCTGATCGTCGTTTTCATGCTCAACCTATTTCTTGCCCAGCGTGTGGCCCTCGTGTGTGGCTTACTGACAAGCAGGGCAACCAGCTGTGCGAGGGCGAGGATGTGTGGGCAACAGTGCATGAGCTTTTCGACGCCGGCAAGATCGTCGCGGTGCGCGGCATCGGGGGTTTTCACCTAATGTGCGACGCTCGATGCCCCTCAGCAGTGCACACGTTGCGTCAACGCAAACGCCGTGGTGATAAGCCCTTTGCGGTGATGGTGCCAGATGTTGCGGAAGCACAAAAGTGGGCGAAGTTCTCTCCCGAGCAGCTGGAGGTACTGTGCTCCCCGGCTCGCCCAATTGTGGTTGCCCCGGTGTGTGAGGGCGTGGGGGTGGCAGATATTGCGCCGGGTTTGAATGAGGTGGGGGTGATGGTGGCTTATTCCCCGCTTCATGTGTTGGTGGTGGATCGCCCGGTGGTGGCCACGAGTGGGAATGTGGCTGGGGAGCCGATTTGTTTTTCAAATGAGGCTGCGTTGGCGGGTTTGGGAGACTTCGCGGACGCGTTTGTGCTGCATGATCGTGAGATTCATGTACCGGTGGAGGATTCGGTGGTGGTGGGTTCGCGGTTGGTTCGGCGTTCGCGGGGGTTGGCACCGATTCCGTTTCGGGTTCCTGTGGGTAATGGTTTGTGTGTGTTGGCTGTGGGTGGTGAGTTGAAGAATACGGCTGCGTTGGCGGTCGGTGAGGTTGTGCATGTGTCGGCGCATGTGGGAGATATGGGCTCACTGGCGGCGTTGGAGGCCTTTGAGAAGATGGTGGCGCAGATGGTCAGCATTCGAGGTGTGCGGGTGGATGTGGTGGCCTGTGATGCGCATCCTGGCTATTCGACGTCGGCGTGGGCTTCCCGGTTTGCCGATCGCCATGATGTTCCGCTGGTGCAGGTGCAGCATCATCACGCGCATGCGCTGTCGTTGCTCGCTGAGCATGGTCGTGTGGGATCTTTGGGTGTGGTGATTGCCTGTGATGGCACGGGGTTCGGGTCGGATGGTTCGGTGTGGGGCGGGGAGGTGTTGATTGTTGAGCGCACTGGTGGTTTTCGCAGGTGGTGGCATATTCCGGAGTTCCCGCTTGTCGGTGGGGATCGTGCGGTGCAGTTCCCGTGGCGGGTTTCTCAGGGCGTGGCGCATGCTGTTGGGGTGGATGTGCCGGTGCCTGAAGGGGTGGATCCACAGGAGACTCAGCTGGTTGCTTCGCAACTTTCCTCGGGTATGGGTGTGGTGTCCACATCGAGTGCTGGGAGGCTTTTCGACGCCGCCGCCAGCATCATCGGTTTGATTCACGAGGTCTCTTTTGAAGGCCAAGCGGCGATGATGTTGCAACAGCATGCTTCTGCCCCGTCTTCCGCCATCAACGTCGGTGAGGGGTTGAAAGATCTGGTGGAGATGCTGAGCGACTCGCGGTTAGATTCGGGCGTGCGGGCGTGGCTTTTTCACGAGTGGTTGGCTCGCGTATGTGCCCGCGCGGTAGTCAGTGCGATCGACGCTCTCATGGAGGATGATGGTGAACAGTGCTCGCACGATAACCTCCCAGTGGTGGGGGTTACTGGTGGGTGTGCGGTGAATGGGCTGTTTATCCAGCGTCTGCGCCACCACCTGCCGTACCCGCTTCTTGAGCATTCTGCGCTTCCCTGTACTGATGGTGGGATCAGTGTGGGTCAGGCGGTTGCGGCGCGACTAGTGAGTAGCTTTGAGGAATTTTAG
- a CDS encoding hydrogenase maturation nickel metallochaperone HypA, which yields MHEIALSTQLAHVVQRAAGNRRVYDVHLKIGALRQVVPETLTYAWGFVTKKTPLEQATLSIEWVDAIIECAAGHRRDISGEEYLDLSCHQCPEPTRVIAGEEFSVIDIEVEGEEHGTIPPPR from the coding sequence GTGCACGAAATCGCTCTTTCCACCCAGCTTGCGCACGTTGTTCAACGCGCCGCAGGGAATCGACGAGTCTATGATGTGCACCTGAAAATCGGGGCGTTACGCCAAGTTGTGCCAGAAACTCTCACCTACGCGTGGGGCTTCGTAACCAAAAAGACACCCCTCGAACAGGCCACACTGAGCATTGAATGGGTCGACGCCATAATCGAATGTGCTGCCGGGCACCGTCGCGACATCTCAGGCGAGGAGTATCTTGACCTTTCCTGCCACCAATGCCCCGAACCGACCCGCGTGATCGCGGGCGAGGAGTTTAGCGTCATCGATATAGAGGTTGAAGGAGAAGAACATGGGACGATTCCACCGCCACGATAA
- a CDS encoding hydrogenase small subunit: MHLLDTWQGETLKENLERKGVTRRDFMKMCASMAAIFTVGVPLEGVATAEEAEKIAETLDKVTKPNVAWLQLQECTGCMESVLRSGSSTIEDLVLNQLSVNYNELVMAASGEAAEKALHDLNESPHILVVNGSVSLAEDGVYCMIGGKTSEEVLREAAKNATAILAVGACAVYGSVQAARPNPTHAVGVDDIIKDKPIINVSGCPPIGEVITATITYILTHGKPPKVDAEGRPLFAYDQRIHDSCPRRAHFDAGQFVRTFDDEAARNGWCLYEVGCKGPSTFSPCPIIQWNLKSGWPIGAGHPCIGCTEKHFFDRFTPFYDTLPHIVGFGIENSAEKIGFGLIGAAAAGVVVHGAVTTVREIGMRKSNGAIEPLAAFGEQPNEPTVIAPSTNPDHLAKHAKDAQAQDQGSKS, translated from the coding sequence ATGCACTTATTGGACACGTGGCAAGGCGAAACGCTTAAAGAAAACCTTGAGCGTAAAGGTGTAACCCGCCGAGATTTCATGAAAATGTGCGCCTCGATGGCCGCAATCTTCACCGTTGGGGTACCCCTAGAAGGGGTAGCCACCGCCGAAGAAGCAGAAAAAATCGCCGAGACCCTCGATAAAGTAACCAAGCCCAATGTTGCGTGGCTTCAACTTCAAGAATGCACCGGCTGTATGGAATCCGTGTTGAGGTCTGGTTCTTCCACCATCGAAGACCTCGTACTCAACCAACTGTCGGTCAACTACAACGAACTCGTGATGGCCGCTTCTGGTGAAGCAGCCGAAAAAGCCCTGCATGATCTGAACGAAAGTCCACACATCCTCGTAGTCAACGGTTCTGTCTCGTTGGCAGAAGATGGCGTCTATTGCATGATCGGTGGGAAAACTTCCGAGGAAGTGCTTCGCGAGGCAGCGAAAAACGCCACCGCCATCCTTGCAGTTGGTGCCTGCGCAGTTTACGGATCAGTGCAAGCAGCCAGGCCAAATCCCACTCACGCCGTTGGAGTGGATGACATAATCAAAGACAAACCCATCATTAATGTCTCGGGATGCCCACCAATTGGTGAGGTGATTACCGCCACCATCACCTATATTCTTACCCACGGGAAACCACCGAAGGTGGATGCCGAAGGTCGCCCCCTTTTCGCCTACGACCAGCGTATTCACGACTCGTGCCCCCGCCGCGCACATTTCGATGCCGGCCAGTTCGTGCGCACCTTCGACGACGAAGCCGCACGAAACGGATGGTGCCTGTATGAAGTGGGATGTAAAGGCCCATCCACCTTCAGCCCGTGCCCGATTATTCAGTGGAACCTCAAATCAGGGTGGCCCATTGGTGCGGGCCACCCGTGCATTGGGTGTACGGAAAAGCACTTCTTCGACCGTTTCACCCCGTTCTATGACACTCTGCCCCACATTGTTGGCTTCGGCATTGAAAACAGCGCGGAGAAAATCGGCTTCGGCCTCATCGGTGCCGCAGCAGCAGGCGTGGTGGTGCATGGGGCAGTCACAACAGTTCGCGAAATCGGGATGCGTAAGAGTAACGGTGCGATTGAACCACTAGCGGCATTTGGTGAACAACCCAATGAACCCACGGTGATCGCTCCCTCAACAAACCCTGACCACCTTGCAAAGCACGCTAAAGATGCTCAAGCTCAAGATCAAGGGAGCAAAAGCTAA
- a CDS encoding nickel-dependent hydrogenase large subunit — translation MTTERIVVDPLTRIEGHLRVELEVEDGMIKDAWSETTQFRGIETIVEGRDPRDVWAFVGRICGVCTGTHSVASVTAVEAAIGCDIPKQAQLIREMVLASQEIHDHVVHFYHLHALDWVNVVSAAEADPFKTAEFARSIGSTWRGNTPEQFAKVKDTIKGVLDSGQLSIFTGGYWEHPDYRLPPEANLMAVSHYLDALQFQRSIIRINTVFGGKNPHPNFLVGGMACSIDPDKSETVNQVHLDQIKGWIQEIDDFVNGCYLPDALAIMKVYSDYFDIGKSADTFLAVGMAGATLRSDKLDRSFSFAHPEVQPGVILDGDYTTLHPLDTDKIKEYISSAWYEYSVGKDKGLAPEAGETTPKYTGPKPPWTWLADNAEYSWSKSPRYDGRPTQVGPVSRVLVAYLHNEVHTKKIVDDALKFLDIGIEKMNSTGGRTLARAVEAVTTAKALGQVLLPEFITGLQQGDFDVFNSKTWEPSSWPAKTSGFAMLEVARGTLSHYITIEDKKCAHYQAVVPTTWLAGGRDPKGQLGPYESSLANGEHPLVDPKQPLEVLRTIHSFDPCMSCAVHLLDTEGEVLMQVMTQ, via the coding sequence GTGACTACCGAAAGAATCGTTGTTGACCCCCTCACCAGAATCGAAGGGCACCTTCGTGTTGAGCTCGAAGTTGAAGACGGGATGATTAAAGATGCCTGGAGCGAAACCACCCAGTTCCGGGGAATCGAAACCATTGTGGAAGGGCGAGACCCCCGCGACGTGTGGGCATTCGTGGGGCGCATTTGCGGTGTGTGTACAGGTACCCACTCTGTTGCGTCGGTCACCGCAGTGGAGGCAGCAATTGGGTGTGACATTCCCAAGCAAGCGCAGCTGATTCGTGAAATGGTTCTAGCGAGTCAGGAGATCCACGATCACGTGGTGCATTTCTACCACCTGCACGCGCTTGACTGGGTGAATGTCGTGTCCGCCGCCGAAGCAGACCCGTTCAAAACTGCGGAGTTTGCCCGCTCGATTGGTTCCACCTGGCGTGGGAACACCCCCGAACAGTTTGCGAAGGTCAAGGACACAATTAAGGGTGTTCTGGACAGTGGTCAGCTCAGTATTTTTACTGGTGGCTACTGGGAACACCCCGATTACCGCCTCCCACCTGAGGCTAATTTGATGGCGGTTTCGCACTACCTTGATGCGCTGCAGTTCCAGCGTTCCATCATCCGCATCAACACGGTTTTTGGTGGAAAGAACCCGCACCCGAACTTCCTTGTTGGTGGCATGGCCTGTTCGATTGACCCGGACAAGTCTGAGACAGTCAATCAGGTTCACCTTGATCAGATCAAGGGGTGGATTCAGGAAATCGACGACTTCGTTAATGGCTGCTACCTTCCCGACGCTCTCGCGATCATGAAGGTGTACTCCGACTACTTCGACATTGGAAAATCTGCTGATACGTTCCTTGCCGTTGGCATGGCAGGGGCAACGTTGCGCAGCGACAAGCTGGATCGATCTTTCAGCTTTGCCCACCCAGAGGTCCAGCCCGGCGTGATTCTGGATGGCGACTACACCACCCTGCATCCGCTGGATACAGACAAGATTAAGGAGTACATCTCCTCGGCTTGGTACGAGTATTCGGTGGGCAAAGATAAAGGTCTTGCTCCTGAGGCGGGCGAAACCACCCCGAAGTACACGGGACCAAAGCCTCCGTGGACGTGGCTGGCAGACAACGCAGAGTATTCGTGGTCGAAATCGCCGCGTTACGACGGCCGCCCCACGCAGGTTGGTCCCGTTTCGCGTGTGTTGGTGGCTTATCTTCACAACGAAGTGCACACGAAGAAAATCGTTGACGATGCCTTGAAGTTCTTAGACATTGGCATTGAGAAGATGAATTCCACCGGCGGACGCACTCTCGCCCGCGCAGTAGAGGCTGTGACCACTGCAAAGGCGCTGGGGCAGGTGCTGCTTCCGGAATTTATCACAGGCTTGCAGCAGGGCGACTTCGATGTCTTTAATTCCAAGACGTGGGAACCAAGCAGCTGGCCTGCTAAGACTTCCGGTTTTGCAATGCTAGAGGTTGCACGCGGAACCCTTTCCCACTACATCACTATTGAGGACAAAAAGTGCGCGCACTACCAAGCGGTAGTTCCCACCACCTGGTTGGCTGGTGGCCGTGATCCGAAGGGGCAACTAGGCCCTTACGAGTCCTCCTTGGCTAATGGTGAACATCCTCTCGTTGATCCGAAGCAACCTTTGGAGGTGCTTCGCACAATCCACTCCTTCGACCCGTGCATGTCGTGTGCCGTCCACCTGTTGGATACAGAAGGTGAAGTGCTGATGCAGGTGATGACTCAATGA